The genomic region AGATCTAGTTTCAAAAAAGATCATCAATTTTCAGGGGCGTAGAAGCAAATTGTAGTTACAGTGCACCAAAAAAATAATGTATTATTCACCTAGAGGACCAGATCCAGAAGATAAATCCTTTCAAGATGTTGTACATCATCTTCCCCTTGAAATCCCAATTCCAATCTCGAAAACCTTTCAATTAACTCATTGTTGCTCGATTTAGGTCTAGTTTGCTAAATCTGGACTCCTTATATGAAATTGGGTAAAAAAAAAGATTCAGGTAAAATCATATAGGAGCGATGAGATAAAACCCACCACCCATTTAGTCCAATCGAGTCGGATCCGGGTACCCCTAGTCTCTTCCACTCCttcaatttttttcttttaaatattATATCTTGTGTTGTTACTGTAGATTTGGATTTCAGTGGAATCAATGTATCTGTTTTGTTTTTGTGATTAAGTTCAGATTCTTTTCACAGCCACACAGAAAGAGGAGAAAGGGATAGAACATAGAGATAAatgagtttagagagagagattaaaggtttttattatttatattttatacaaaactcccTTCTCATAAATTATTTACTCAATGGTCCTTGGGAATATAAAATGACAAGAACACTCTCATGTGTCTTGCACGtgaccatatttaacaaaaatatctaactgggtttggcctaaagaaCATAAAGTGCaagattttggaacattaagtacaaaacctgtcaacttttgcgctaaaggacagcgcctgcaatttgatgtaaacataaaggataaaacttgtaatttactcttattattattattattactattattattattattattactatcactggtatgggttcatccagaactccatattacgctcatcatacttccagacgagtcgttctcCTATCTGCCTCATCCTCTCGCTTccttctaaaatctcctcaccaaaggttcggagttcttgcacatttcTGCGCTCATTGGTGGTGCAGGGGCTGGTACTAGGTTTAGGAACTGGGGTATGGGTTCTTGGTAAGGGTACGGGTTCTCTAGAATTTCCCTGATGTATTGGTCGTTATCATAGTAGGGGTCTAGAGGGTCCAAGTCGGGGTAGGATGCTAGGTTTGGCATGGGTTCGTCTTCTGATATTGGGTAGCGTTGCTAgtaatccctatggtcgtcaaaccaagagtcgtagtctgggtctaagggattgggtgctggtattCTAGGTATCTCAGCTGGGTCAAGATCAGGCATTGGGATTTGGTTTTCTGGGTTATTTTCAATTTCCATTGACTGTGTGGGAAACAGTGGTAAGggctggggtgctatgagttgctctAGATTAGGGTCTGCAGCTGTGGTTATTAGGATATGGAAATTTGCTAGACttctattgagcatatcctgggtgTGAGCATTTGTTTCTCTCTTAGCGACTGCTAAAACTCActgttgttgtaactttttcatcctCTTCCTACGTTCATATGCAcctctgctgaaccatcctctcttcttaggagggaatggctcttcagattgagccttgaACACGAATATCCCGTCTTCATTGTCAGCTGATACCCTGAGAGgataggctgtgaagaggtgccttcgtttctaggtgagctggacaactgacggtaggcgtcggaaggtccttggttgctcatactgtaaactaacaaatagtcaaataacacataataataataataatagacaGATATGCACGTTGTTCCGTAATTAATTTCCTAACATATGGAATAAATTTTGTTGTctgcagaacacttctgtggctgaatcagtggcttagctctgataccaccttctgtcgcatcccccgtcccctaattacccaggaacgggcggccgcgaccagtttcggtggtatcggtgtttatcattttggcagcggaatttacatcaggaccgtagttaggaaatattttatcagagtaaaataccatgcTTTTATAATATTGAAtacatgggaaaatcccaagtttcaagtacacatattttatagggataaaccctattttatttgaataaaacatctctttatttaggtaacttttatagccacttttccaacccttcagtgctgtccagctggcttctatttggctttcacattttgttacctgaaacgcgtttaaaaacattttatcagtgggaaatactggtgagtgaatcccagtttaatcaagacaggtaaaaccgttttacagtattgagggtggtcgcgcaattacatttgtttccatctactttaattaccacccacggtactgtcaaccccacttgtggtcatgttaactACTCATAAtatagtaacaaattttgtatgcaaaaccccaacataccgacgataattgtagaatacaaatactcaatcactgttaaatataaattaaaacaattgaggttttgtaaaaacagtttgcaaaaaggaggattactcacattgctgtcttagggttgtCTTTTAgaatttcctggtgattatctattagttacacaaatgcacatgcgttagtataataacccaatatttacattagtaatgccctcccgagacggcattccaacgactacgtctggcagaaccacgacagccattACGGAACCTTAGAACAATCatgcagcgtatctaatacgtaaccgggggttatgatacttacaacgaggcagaacttcgttatttagggggggggggtataatgcccgagtATAGCTTATACTATATAGAAATTAGAAAGAGAATTTGTGTGTGAACGATTTCGAATGAATGGCCGATGccatctatttatagtgctgatctGGCCGTCTCTCACGGCCCGCGAAGGATCCTTAAGGgatctcgcgccccgcgacgtaGGGGTGTAGACTCTAGGGTTGCTGATTCATCGATATAGGTTCGACACGGATGGTGACACGTGGCAGCCTGGGGGCTCGCCCTGGTGAccggctgtcgcgccccgcgaaggcCACACcaagggcttacgcggcccgcgagcgaccccagatttttgtttttatataattttaaattaTATAAGGTATTTAGGGCccggttttcgtatacggggtatGTTTTAAGATATATAGGGacattttaaatatattaggggtTGTCGGGAATaaattttggagggttgttatagctGTCTGGCACACGCTCATTTGTCctaaaaaattacaattttgcccccggtTTAAAATTATAGCGTTTCCATCGTtttatcgttttagtttttttaacaaaactatggtagtattttgttttaattggttgacgtgatgtaatttttttaagtcgtgttatgagtagtatgtacaagtaaccgaagCACAAACCTACATGTTATAAGAGAGAAATATTCGACTTAGTGGCAAAAACTAGTTTTAGACATATTaagataaaattaaataaattctGGTCACATTCTCATTAGGCCTTTACCCAATAGGCCTTTTATTTTGTTCGGATTTACAGagaacttttttttttgaaaggccaaccaaattttatttcacaattttgGGTAACATAAGCTGTTAACCAGAAAGGCACCAAATTTTACATCCAGTTTGATACAGTTGATACAAATCATATATCAAAGCTAGATAACTCAAAATTACACCAATTTTCCCACGAGAGCTTTGCATGTTTGGCTCTACTCTTTAACCACATGTACCCGAACATTTTTATTTCTTCCTTCATCCTGTTCACATTTAGGTATTTAACGTTGAAAACCACCTCATTCCGGTTCCTCCATATGACCCAAATAGCCGTTTGGACTATCAAGGATATCACTTTTTTCCATCTTATAGAACCTCTATTTTGTTTATGAATGCTGACAAGATCTTTCAGTTCTAAAATATAATCGGGCGAATCTTACACCAACGTGAGACAAACTCCCATATTTGATCCGCAATGCAACAAGAGGCGAATAAATGAAGTGCATTCTCGTCCATCTCTCTACACATTTTGCACTCGCAGTTTTGAATCACCACATTGCGTCTCTCGAGGGTAGTAGTTGGAAGTTTGTCCTGAATTAGCCACCACATTAAAAAATGTACTTTAACAGGAGTCGAATTATTCCATTCTAGATCAATTCCAAGGTCTGGAAACATAGAGTGTTGTGCCTTATCTCGAATGCTTCTTACTGAAAAACATCCAGAcccttccaaagcccaaccccaTGTGTCTGGTCCCAGTCCAAACCTATAACCCAGCACTGCTGTTGAGATGTGGCTGAGCTCAGCTCTCTCTTCCACACTTGACGGCGTCCGGATCCATGAGAAAGATGCCTCCCAACCCACGGTTCCATGTCCACCCACCACCTGGTCCCTAATAAGGCATTTTTATTGCACTCCAACTGAAACAAATTAGGAAAATTTTTGCATAATGGTCCGTCAAATAGCCACTTTTCTTTGTAGAATAAAATCTCCTTTTCATGACCCAGTGAAGCCCCGAACAGTGATTCCAAATTGATACCTAGCTCACCAAAATCACTTGATAAGTTATGTATTTGTTTCCAGGGACCCGCTAATGACACCTTTGCCGGTATAAAGCTCCACGATCTAGAATTATTATGTAAACCCCACACCACTTTCTTCCATAAACTTCCTTTTCAACCTTGAACCTCCACCATCATTTGGAAAGCATGGATAGATTTGCCACCCGAAGAGATCcgaaccccaccccccccccccacaatcCTTTGGAGTCATCAAACTTTTCCAAGCGACCCAATTCATCTTTTCCTTCTCTGGATTTGAGCCCCAAAGAAAATATTTTCGAAGCTTTTCTAGTTTCTTGATAACCCCCATCGGTGCCTTATATAAGGAGAAATAATACGTAGGAAGTGCATTGAGAACGGAGCGAATCAAAGTTATACGTCCGCCAAAAGAAAGGGTAGTTGCCTTCCAGAGAGATAACCTCTTCCTAAACGTCTCTACAACCGGGTCCCAATTCTTAATCAAATTCATGTTCGCCCTAACCTGAAGACCCAGATATTTAAATGGAAAGGACCCTCTTGTACATCCCATAACATTTGCCATTAGTTGGACTTGCATATCCTCCACCCCTACCCCGTAAAGGCTACTTTTATTCATATTAACTTTCAGTCCCGAGACAAGAAAAAAACATCTAAGAAGATGCTTTAGATTCATCACGTTGGTGAAAGACCACTCCCCCACAAAGACGACATCATCCGCATAAAGGAAATGAGATAAAGAAGAGCCGATTTGAGAAAAAGACAAACTTTTGAAAGCCCCAATCTCACAAGCTTTCTTCATTACCCCGGTCAAAGCTTCCATAGCGAGGACAAAAATAAACGGGGACAATGGATCACCTTGCCTCAAACCCCTTGAGCACATAAACTCTCGTGTAGGAGAACCATTCACAAGAACCGACGCCCGAGCCGATGTCACAATTGTCATCATCCACTTACGCCACTTTGAGGGAAAGTTCATTTGAGAAAGAATGGAATTTAAAAAATCCCAACTTAGAGAGTCATATGCCTGTTCGACATCAACTTTAATAATCATCCCctcatttttatttctttttaaccATGGAATTACCTCATTTACGATTATGAACCCGTCAAGGATACTCGTATTCGCCAAAAATGTTGTTTGTTCTTCTGAGACTAGCTTTTGGATGACTGGCTTCAATATATTAACTAGTACTTTGGACACGACCTTATTAATGCATCCGATTAGGCTAACCGGACTGTATTTATGTAAACCCCCGAGGTCCGTTCGTTTCGGTATAAGGGCCACGAAAGTTGACATACATCCATTATTCAGTTGTTCCCCCAAATAAAATTGCTCAAACATCCTCCCAAAATCGCCTTCTAATCTATCCCAAAACTTCTTAATAAAACTTAAATTTATCCCATCCGGCCGGGAACCCGATCCCCTTCACAATCCCACACCGCACACTTTATTTCAGAGATAGTAAATGGGATTACCAAAGACTCGGCATCTTCTGGTGATACAGTCGGAAGAAACGGGCACTCTAAATTGGGTCTAGACGCGATAGGTTCTTTGAATTTTTCTGCAAAAAAGGAAAAAACATAGTCCTTCACCAACGGGGGCGAAGTCTCCCAAGCCCCATCTATGTGCAGCCCATGTATCCTGTTATTGCTTGTATTAGCATTCATAACCCCATGAAAATATTTCATGTTCTCGTCACCCTCCTTCTCCCAACGCACCCTTGATTTTTGTTTGATGAACATAGCCTTTATTTTATTAACTTCTGAAATAAACACTCTGCACTCCGCTCTATCTTCCAATTCCTCCTGATTTAAATTTCTTTATTCAGCCAAAGATTCAAAATCTTCTAATTTCTTTACATTCATGTTATAGCAACTATCCATATCTGCTTTTCTAACCTGGACCCAGTCCTTTAAACGCTTCTTCGCCCATTTTAGCTTCACATCTAAGGCTAAATCTGCGGGGCCTTCGAAATGAAAGGATTCCATTAGTTGCTGGACGTATTCGGTTGCCCCAGGGATCTCGAACCACGAGTTAAAAATACGGCAAGGGATCTTGCCATAGTCCGTTTAAACCGTAGATAAAAGAATAAGGAAGTGGTCGGATATTAAATTCGAGAGAGCCAAAACGGACGCCAATGGCCATCTTCCCATGAAGTCTCGACACACTAGAAAACGGTCCAGTTTGCTTAACTTCTTCCCGTTATCTGACCTGTAAGTGTATTGCCTACCCCCCATTTGGTATTCCTGAAAATCTGCTTCCTCaataaaattattaaaataatgtgCATTTAGAGAAACAAATTCCGAATTTAATCTCTTTTCCGGCCGACGCACATCATTAAAATCACCAAGAAAAACCCACATCCCCATATGGGCTATCCTTAACTGTATCAGTTCCTCCCGCAGCCTACGCCTTTCGCATGGGTCATTTGTGCGTATACATTCACAATGATCAATTCCTCCCCTGACATGCGGATTTTCCCAGCAATTGCCAGAAAATTTCTATTTTTTACCACACCCCTCCTTTCAAACACAGTGGGATCCCAGATTGTCAATAAACCCCCCCGATCTACCCAACGCCTCGACACTCTCAAACTCCAGAATAGTTCTACCCCAAAAACGTTTTACAATAAAATTAGTATTACATAATAACTTAGTTTCCTGAATAGCTACAAAGTGCGCCCCATGAGTCGTCTTCAAGCCTCTAACCTAGTCCGCCTTTCTTGAGTCACCGACTCCCCTTAAATTTATCGATAAATAATTCATGGGTTACTTGATTGGCCGCCTTCTTCTTCGATTATCAACTCCATTTGGTTAAGCGCCTGATTTAAACAAAAACCTAACTTGGAACCCAGATTAATTGTCTCATCAAGCTCCGAAATATGCCCTGAACTGGCATCTTCCTCGTGGTTACTTGATACATCTGTCGCATGATGGTCATCTTCACCCATCCCAGTTCGTATTTCATCCGCAGTCATCGGATTTTCAGCCCTAAAAACCTCTGGTCCTACCACAACCGTAGTTGGAGAACTATTATCTAGAACCTGCTCTGTATCTTTTAAGTGGCCTTGGTCATTAAGAGTTAACCCCTTAGGGTTTTTTAAATCAAGCCCACTAGAGATATTAAATCTCTGGGCCCAGTCATTTTTCTCCTCCTCATCTAAAGGTATTGGGCTCCTAATACACCGAGGTCTTTTCCTAGGCCTAGTTCCTTGGGCTGGGCCCACCTCTCTTGTACACCTCATATGAAATGATCTATCTTCCGTATGTGTATTCCCCAAGTAGGGTCCACCTTCTTCAACACGTGTAGCCGCCCTGGGTGTCCTAGCCTGATCCTTGATCTCCATGTCAGTAGATTCCCCATGCAAACCTTTGGAATTCCCATGCACAACCCCAACCGGTGCTTGTTCATTTTCCACCGTAAAAACCGACGGTCCGGCCAACTGATGTTTTAAATTTTCCGGCCTTGATTCTGGCGAGTTCAGATTTTCAGGTCTAAACCCACCTTCCTCCTCCTCTCCGTTCTCACCGGCTACTGGATCGAAGGTTTTAGATATATTTGGAAAACTTGTAGAGGTGAGATCCTTCAAATTTGGAATGGCAAACTCCTTTGAGGCTTCTGAAAGCCAAACTAGAAAAGATCTATCCTCCCATGTAATCTGAACAACTTCTTCAATGCGTTTTCCAGACGTGGTTAGAACACCACATATCGACTCGTGAATTTCGGGAGAACTCCATGAAAAATCCGACCCACATACAAGCCAACCAAAAAGTCTAGCAACAGAATTGTAAAATTCTTCATCACGGAGTTGTAAAGGGGTACCAGTAATCCGAATCCACGCCAATCGATCAAAATCCAAATCATGCCCCTCCCAGAGACATATAGAAGAGAAAATCTCCTTCCACATCTCCGCCTTATCTCTAATAAACTCTAAAGCAACCAGTTTTCTTTGAAAGTAACCAGTAGTTTTAGACCTCCGATATAGCTAATAGCACTATTCTGGTATCCGCTTTCATCCAGAGTACCCCGGATCCTCCTTATTGCTCCCACATCAACTACCTCGGCTACTATAGACCTCATCATACAATGGTTAGAATACATAGTTGTCATGCCCTTATACTCCAGATGTTTCCCCGCCTTATCACCTTCcagattttttattttcttaCCTGAGGTCCCGACCACCGAGTCTTTAAATATGTCCCCATGTCTAGTAAAAACCTGGTTCGGTTGCTTCGGTGGTACCGGGTGGTTCTTCTGCACCACCGGGACATATTTCTTCACTTGAGCGTGCTGAATAAACCTCTGGTTAAACTTGTCAAACTTCGTCGGAAATACCGTCAGTCTAGCTTCATATATGGTGACCTTATTCATCCCTTCCAAAACCCGCTCCAAGTCCGTTACCCCTTCCAGTCTAACAAATCCAAAAAAACACCTATAGCGTCCCTTTTTCTTGCAACGTATGCATCCTTTACCATACCATGTGGTTGGAAGGCTTTCCAGAGCAAAGATTTGGAAACTCCCCCTAGCATATTACCCACGTAGAATGTTGTAGTTGGTTTCCCATGGTTATCAGCATAGTATCCTCTCATCCGATAGCTCTCCTCAGGCCACGATCTTTTCCTATCTCTCCCACCCATGATGTACATCAATTCCCCCGGCTACAAATGAGCAACAGATATTTAAGAGGTTAATAGGATTCGTATCAATCAAGCTAAACTATCGAGATAGCCGCGACCAATTACAGACCTACTATCAATCAAAATTTGGGCTTAGCCAAGGAAATCCAACAGAAACATATCAAAGAAAACCTAAAAACGATCAAGTCCTAACCCCGCTAACAATGCTCGTATCACACAGTTTGGAAAGGATCAAACCGTACAATCACAAGATTGTTACACAGGACCGGAAGCAAGCTCGATTAGGAAGAGGAAGACTGTTCATCTTCCATGGAGAGAGGTGTTTTATCAATATGAACTTGCATTTCTATAGAGAacatttttaattattatttttcgAATGGGCCACGAAAAAGGCACAGGCGACTATTGTCGCTATGGTCAAGTTGGTGAAACATTTTAGCTTGTagtatttcttttttttatttttttggaaaaTTAATTGAATAATCACATGTCACTTTACATTTAGACTAGGGTCGTAGTTACCCGCATGTTGCGCAGGAACGCGGTTGGAATTCAGAACGTATTGCACACCATGACAACAGataaataaatttgtaaaattaattaaaatgatATATTAATGGGTTATGCTATTTGCGCCGTAACTCGGCTCTGAACATCAGAATAATAATAAAAGGTAAAAcgatatagtaaataataaaggTAAAATTAAGGTAAACGAAAAAGAAAACGATAGAAACTTGGTCGGTTTTGGCACGCTCGTTATAGCAAAGAGAAAAGGTTAAAAAAATATGTTCAGAAGAGTATCATCGTATTcgttaaaaaatattaaactaaAAAAACATTTGCCACACTCGTTAtagtaaagaaaaaaaataaaaaaaatatgtctAAACGGCATTAACGTGTTCGTTAAAAAAACTATTTAGGGGTAGAAAAATAATTTGATTAgagttaaagaaaaaaaaacaatagttAAACTAATGAGTTGCAAATGAAAAAGTTTACACTAAATGACGAAATAGAATAAAGAACAAAAAATTGATAAACTTGTAAAAAATGCATTAGATGTTGTACAACTTCATCTTCTCTTCTTTaataatagagttaaatgccatttttgaacctgtggtttgggtcattttgctaGTTTACTCCAgatgtttcatttttcgtctgtgcgtctaaaaaggtttcaccgttgccattttagtccactgggttaatttTATCCATTTTATTGGTTATAATCGTATTTGAACTGTTTTTTATCAATATACTATATTATCAGAATACATTAAAAATGTAAACACACTGGGTATGTTTCCTTATTCAAAACAAATGTGATACAGAGAAAACCACTTAGACAAAACAAAGACACATGGTTAAACTACACAAATCATAAAACAAATACACATGCTTGAACCACTAAAAAAAGACTCTAAACACTTGATCTTAGTCCATAGAGCATCTTAAAACTTGATCCGCAAGCTCCTTTAACTGTTTCTCCTCGCACTCTCCTAGATCAACCATGAACATCATAGCCACCTCTCGGACACTGGAGTCTTTCATTCCGGACAGCAAATTGAATATTTCTTCTCTCTTCTTCATGTTCTCTCTGACCCTAGAAATGTTAGTCTCCAACAAGTCTTAACAAGACTTGTCTTCAGCAATTTGTTCCTCGATCCTCTTTTTAAGATCAACACTCATACCAAATGATGGACAAGATCCAGAAGATGAATTGGAAGAATCTGCCATATTTGAAGGTAATATTTAATGGTCTTTCAATGAAATATAAAAGGAAATACTCAGGTAAAGGACATCTATAATTATTGAGCATGACAATTATTGGTTCAGAAGTCACTGTTACTGTTTTTTGGAATTTTATTGGTTCAGTACGGTTATTTGTATAAATTACGCATGTTCAATAATAGGGCATCTTCAATAATAACGCATGTTCTCTTTATAGCTCATTCCCAATAATAACGCATGTTCATTTCACAACATGCGGCTTTGCCCATTTAAAGTGAAAATTGCATAttctacaaaataaaaaaaattagtgcAATGAATTGAAAGACATACTAAtgttttgttaaaaataataaacaaacaataagttgatttaaaataataataataataataataataataatagtaataataataatactgatgatgatgatgataatatcTACAAATAGCCACCCCGTCGACGTGACTGATAATTATGTTACTTACTTAATTACACTGACCAAAGCCTCCCCCAACTACCCAAATAAATTACATTCTTCATACATAATCACAAACCCAATTGATTTTTGCCAAAAATTAACAACCCTAAATAAGTTACAAAAATGGCGAGTGAACCCACAAACACAGCAATCAAGGAACTCATCTCCAGCCGCACGTTGACAGAACTTGCATCGGATGTAAACTCCACTATGTGTATTTTTTATGTGCAGAGGAAGGTCCTTAAACAGCAGAAGATGAACCAACAAGTGTGGGGAAAACTACTTCAAGAACCAAAATCTTCATTAAGGGACGAAGGCATAAAGCTCATGAGGGATCAGGCTTCTGCTGATCAGTTGATTTACTCCTATCTGAAGGATGCAGTGGAGACGGTGCAACAGAAGATGGAGACCAGCGACAAGGAGCATGAGAAGATATTCGCATGGAAGTAGGTGGTATGTCTGTTTAAGAAAGTCATTTGATGTTTTTTCGGTATGTTATAAACTTGCTGTTGTGAAAACTTGCTGGTTTGTTTGTGGCGGTAATTAATGATAATCGAATATGATATGTGGATATATTTACAAATAGCATATAATGTGAATTTTTTCTGTTTGATAAAGTCTTTTTGATATTTGATACGCCTGTTAAGGATGTTTCACCCGTAATGTAACACCTTGCTTTTTCGTACTTTCCTTAATAGAAAGATcgtcttgtatttctatttttggaatcTAGTAATtcttgtagtcgtcttttcgttgtatcgttgtaaatccgagacttggatcataaataaaattcgtatttcttacAAATCATGCTTTACATATTTGTACATCTCTATACGTTAAATTCATAAAACAATTGATACTTTATTCGTGATCCTTGAAATTGTGTGATAAACTTGCAAGTACGTGATATACATGAACTATACACTTCTA from Helianthus annuus cultivar XRQ/B chromosome 10, HanXRQr2.0-SUNRISE, whole genome shotgun sequence harbors:
- the LOC110887046 gene encoding uncharacterized protein LOC110887046, which translates into the protein MGMWVFLGDFNDVRRPEKRLNSEFVSLNAHYFNNFIEEADFQEYQMGGRQYTYRSDNGKKLSKLDRFLIPCRIFNSWFEIPGATEYVQQLMESFHFEGPADLALDVKLKWAKKRLKDWVQEELEDRAECRVFISEVNKIKAMFIKQKSRVRWEKEGDENMKYFHGVMNANTSNNRIHGLHIDGAWETSPPLVKDYVFSFFAEKFKEPIASRPNLECPFLPTVSPEDAESLVIPFTISEIKCAVWDCEGDRVPGRMG